The following proteins are encoded in a genomic region of Populus nigra chromosome 16, ddPopNigr1.1, whole genome shotgun sequence:
- the LOC133676160 gene encoding transmembrane ascorbate ferrireductase 1-like, with the protein MALEFRALPLTFLAHALAIAGAVMVLVWVLYYRGGMAWEAANKNLIFNLHPFLMLFGLIIIGGEAIMSYKSLPLKKEVKKVIHLVLHAIAIILGCVGIAAAFKNHNESNIANLYSLHSWLGITIISLYGIQWIYGFLVFFYPKGSPELRIECLPWHVLFGIFVYILAVGNAALGFLEKLTFLESSGIAKYGPEALLVNFTAVVTVLYGAFVILSVLGQVPVEDDDSYSAI; encoded by the exons ATGGCTTTGGAGTTTAGAGCACTGCCACTAACGTTTTTAGCACACGCGCTTGCAATTGCGGGTGCTGTTATGGTCTTGGTATGGGTTTTATACTATAGAGGTGGCATGGCATGGGAAGCTGCCAACAAGAATCTCATCTTCAAT CTTCATCCTTTTCTGATGCTATTTGGCTTAATTATCATAGGAGGTGAAG ccatCATGAGTTACAAATCTCTTCCTTTGAAGAAAGAAGTGAAGAAAGTGATCCATCTTGTTCTCCATGCAATTGCAATAATTCTTGGTTGTGTTGGCATTGCGGCTGCATTCAAGAATCATAACGAGAGCAACATTGCCAACCTCTACAGCTTGCATTCATGGCTTGGCATAACCATCATTTCCCTTTATGGTATTCAG TGGATTTATGGGTTCCTTGTATTCTTTTACCCTAAAGGGTCACCAGAACTAAGGATTGAGTGCCTCCCTTGGCATGTGCTATTTGGCATCTTTGTGTATATTCTGGCTGTTGGCAATGCTGCCTTAGGGTTCTTGGAGAAGCTTACATTCCTTGAAAGCTCTGGAATTGCTAAGTATGGTCCTGAGGCCTTGCTTGTCAACTTCACTGCTGTGGTTACAGTATTATATGGTGCCTTCGTTATATTATCAGTTCTTGGCCAGGTTCCTGTCGAAGATGACGACAGCTATTCTGCCATATAA